ATCTTACCCAACGTTGAAATGTACAGTATTCTTATTCATGGTTTCTTTCGAGCTGGCAAGTTGGAAGATGCAAAGAAACTGTTTGGTGAGATTCTTAAAAAAGGATTAGTTCCTGATACAGTAGCATATAACACAATGATTGTTGGGCTCTTTCATTACAGGATGTTCTGGCAGGCTGATAAATTAATAATCGAAATGGAAGAAAAAGGATGTTTACCAAATTCTAGAACATATGATAGTATCATCAAGAGTTTTCTTGCAGGAAAGGTAACTGATAAGGCACTGCAATTTCTTTATAAGATGCGTGAAAGAAAATTTGTACCtactgattctgttatttctttgttaATATACACTCTCTCAACAGATGAACTGAAAAAACTCTAGTGCTATTTTTGTGAGACCTTATAGTTGTTAAGTGTAACAGCAAAAATCTGTATCTCTATCAAGTGCGAACAGATTTTGACTGGTATGTTTCCTTACTTGTCTCTTAGCACTCCCTTGGTTATAAAATCTGTTTGCACGGCTTGATAAATTTAATTATGGTTCTTTATATGTCTCGTCTTTTCTAATTCTTCCCcgatttttctgttttttcttcttgtCATAATGCACTGCATATGAAACTTCATAAAAAGGTAGCATAATATGGAATTCTGTTCTTTCGGTTTTGAATGCTAGGTTCCAGGCTTTGTAGATTAAGGATGTCATTGTCGCTCTGACAGAATGGAAATTTCTTTCAGATAGCAACTTGAGAAGCTACGAATACAGGGTTTTTCTTATACACTTTTGATATTTCTATGGCCACCATCAGCGGTGTTCTAAGTTTTTCAGGTTTCAGTAGGGCTTCTGGTGAACTGTATAAATATAATCTGCTCAATATCACTTAGAAATTAGGATATATACACTTTATAATAAATCCACATCTTATGTTTAGGTTTTTCCCTGCGGTTTCTTATGAGATGTTCAAATTCTTTAGATGGCAATGCTCAAGCAATGTTTCGGCATTCGAATCTAAGTTGCCCAAAAGATTGAATACCAGTCAGATGCATCTATGATTTCATCATCAGTGCAGCTTGAAGCTTAACTTCTCCACAGACAGCTCTTGAATTTCTATCCTTCCATATCGCGTTGATTCCCACTCTAAAAGAAATTGTTGTTTAAGTGCTTGATTGATGAAGTAGACCAGATTTGCCAAATATAAGAGCAATGAATTAGTAAGTGTCCAATTGACATTGCTTTGCTGCTATGAATTATATACGAAGCACTCTTCTGAATAACTCTTCAGAGTTTTAATTAGTATCGCCAAGTTTGGAATCAAATTCATCTAGTCTCAGAGGATACTGAGCTTATTTAAGGATGTCATTGTTTCTATGACAGAATGGAAATTTCTTTCAGATGGCAAGTATTGAGAAGCTATCAATACAGGTTTTTTCTTCTACATTTTTGATAATTTCTGTTGCCACCATAAGCAGTTCTAAGATTTTCAGCCGAAGGTGTAAGTGATACACCATGAGTCCCTAACATTCCCAGTTATCAATTCAGCTTCAACCTTAAGACGACTATAAAATGTTCTTGAACTACTGTACAAGAACATCCAAGAGTTCAATTTACATATGTATTAGCATTCAATTTTAAGACTCTAAACCCAAGCAAAAGCAAACACAACCACACAAATCCAAAGAAACTTACAGTATGCGCGTGAAAGACTTATATTGCGCAAACTGGGCGACTGATTAAGACATCTCCGATTCATAAGCCTTCCGGGCTGCATTGTTAAACGAACCCCAAATTTCTGCATCAAATCTTGCGTTTTCTTTGTCTGGAATCAACTCTTCAATGTTAACAACCACTATAGGATACACCTCTAATTTCATCTACCAGTGCAAACTTCTAACTACCAGTGCCCAGAATTATTATATGAGTCTTCAATTTTGGTACAGAAACCTCACCCACTATATGGTACTACCATACTTTTGAACTAGCTGGTCTTATACGAAAATTGGACCCTTCCCCAGTACACCCCATTAGTAATGTTGCCTGGATACCCCTTATAAAATTACAGTGTCTgcctaataaaataaaaaacgtaACTAATAAGTTCATAATCTCAAATTCTGGTCCCAATTCTTCTCTCTGATATTTGGTGACAGAGTGATTCCTAATTCCCAAAACTGGAAATGAATTTTGGTCGGAGATTTCTGCTCCTGGAAACAAGAGCAGGGGGAGGTAATTATTACTATTATCATAAAATTTTGAGATATTATTATGCTTCTGGTGGTTATAATGGTGATAGAATAACACAACTTGAACGTTTTGTGAGGGATGAGTGCAACTCTGGAAGAATTAACAATCTTGATAATGGGTTGAGATGCTTTGACATGTTGATTTCGGAAAGACCATTACCATCTAATGTTACATTCTGCCATGTATTGAGTTCACTGACGAAGATTAGATGTTATTCGGATGTCTTGAGGTTGTATAAGAAAATGAGTTTGGTTGGGGTACAACCCAATATTTATAcattcaatattttgattaattgctGTTGTCAATTAAGAAAAGTTGATCATGGGTTTTGTTGGCTTGGAGAAATGTTAAAGAGAAAACATTGATTTTCACTATCAGCCTAATGTTATCACTTTCACTACACTTATCAAGGGTTTGTGTCTTCAACAAAACATTGTTTTTGCATTCAAAGTGTTCGACGAAATGACAAAGACGGGTATTCAACCTAATGCTTTTACATGTAATACTCTTATGCATGGGCTTTCTACAACTGGTCAAGTGGGTCTTGCTCTTCAGCTAAAAAACAAGATGGGGAAATGGAACTGCGTACCCAATGTTGTATCATATTCTGCCATTATAGATGCACTTTGCAAAGGAGGTTTAGTAGATGAAGCTCTGGTTCTCTTCTCCGAAATGCTTAGTGATTTGAATGTTATACCCAATGTGGTTGTTTACAATTCTTTGATCAACGGACTTTGCAATCCAGGACGATTGGATGAGGCAAAGAGACTCTTTGACAAGATGGTTAGTAGAGGAATCTCTGCAGATGTAACGACTTATAATTCTTTGATTCACGGTCATTGCCTACATGGTCAACAGGAAGAAGCAAGAAGATATTTTGATGAAATGATGGATCGAGGGATTTCACCCAATACAGTAACTTTTAATGTCTTAATAGATTCACATTGTAAAGATGGGATGATGGAAGATGCTTGGGGGTTATTTGAACTAATATGAAACCCAATCAGATTACTTATAATTCAATGATCGACGGTCTGTGTTTGGCCGGTCGGCTGCAAGATGCTGTGAAACTGTTTGATTCGATGGTGGATAGGGGTCTTGAACCAAATGCGTTCAACTACTCTGTGTTAATTGATGGGTATTGCAAGAATCATAAGTTGGATGAAGCTATGCAGCTATTCAAGGAAATGAAACAAAATGGCTTACAACCCACAACAGTTACCTACAATATACTGTTAAAGGGACTATACCAGgatggaagaatgaagactgcTCAGAAGTTTCTTAATGAGATGCAATCTTTTGGTCAATGTCCAGATGAAGTTACATACAGTACAATTTTGGATGGTCTCTGCAAGAATGGGAAGATTGTGGAGGCAATAGAATTGTTTGAATCCTTGGAGGGTATTGGTATCTCAGCTGATAATTACATGTACTGCATCCTTATCAAAGGTTTGTGTCAGTCTGACAGGTTGACAGATGCAAGAAAACTGTTTAATGAGATTCCAAGTAAAGGATTGATTCCTGATCTGGTAACATATTGCGTAATGTTGGTTGGCCTCTTTCGTAGCAAGATGTTAATGGAGGCTAACAAATTAATCGTTGAAATGGAAGAGAATCTTTGTTTACCAGATGCTAGAACTTATGATATcatcattaagggttttcttGAAGGGAAGGAGATTGAAAAAGCATTAAAATTTCTTCGTAAGATGCGTGAAAGAACATTTGCACCTAGTGATTCTGTTATTTCGTTGTTAATATACACTCTTACAACAGATGAACATAAAAATCTAAAGCTATTTTGTTCTTGAGGGTAACAACGAAAATCTAAATCTCTATCAAGTGAGCTCAGATGGATCTTTATTTCTTTCAACTTTATATTAGTATTTTTTCTGCTTATTTCTGGTTTTTACTGTTATGATAGTAGTGCTATAGATAAGACTTTCTGGAAAACAGCATAGTATGGAATTCTGTTCTTTGGATTTGGAATTCTTATTCAAAATATTCTTTGGTagtgtaaggttccaggcttctGCAGTAGTTAGGGATGTCGTTTTCCCTATGACAGGATGGAAATCTGTTTCAGTTGGCAATTAGAGAAGGTTGTTAAGGTTAATCTTGtacaatttgatttttttttttgccatgacCATTATTCTTTCAGCTGAAGCTCTAAGTAGCACATATCATCAGTCCATAACATGCCCAGCTGTAGTCTCTTCACTTTGGCTTCTGGTGCCTCTTGCATCTGTTCGATTTCACTAGATCTTAACTCGTATACACTTTTTTATATGTTTGCATCTTTTACTTGGTTTTTTTCCTGTGATTAATTTGTAGTGCAATATTCAAATTCATTTGATGGTCATGCTCAAGCTAGCAATGGTTCCGACATTTGCAAGCTCAGTTTCTGAAAAGAGGACACTGGCCAACTGAATCTCTGCAGACATATCTGGAATTCTATCATTTTGTTTCGACCTCTTAAAGTTCTCAGGCACCATGAAAGACATTGTTGTTGAAGCGCTCAATTCTTGTGTTCGGgattatttcaataatataaTGAAGTAGCACCTGATTCGTCGAATGTATGACCAATGTTTTTCAATTGGCTTCGTTTAGCTCTAATTGCTTCATCAGACTCCTCTTATTCGCAACCCCCAAGTTATACCTCTAATTGCTAAACTCCTCCTTGATCTGTTGCAGTTCCCAAGTGTCTGTGTACTAGGCACTAGTTCACATCTTTAGCATGACTGCCTGGAGGGGCTCTTGAAGACTATGCTACGTACACAGTCTTCTCTTTTTTGTCAATTTTTATTCATTTACCCAATTATATCAAATTTCACCACTGTAGTCTGTGTTTCAACTGTAACAATAATATACTCAAAGGAAAAAaatgttagaaataaatttctggaAAGCTTAAACAAATGCTCAATAGAATACCCTTTTTATATGTTTTTTAAAATAGTGATATGAAATTGTTGCAACTGTAATAATAAAATACTCAAAGAAAAAAtattagaaataaatttctggaAAGCTTAAACAAATTCTCAATCGACaccaaacagaggacagagtcacatgttcaacacgctgtccttaacacgatagttgaccggtacgcctcaagaatgagtgatgcctataccctgtggtcaagttatatccaggataaaactgcccgttgcaaatattgttagcactacaaAACTTTCCCACTCATACAAACTCAACAGCAGTGGCACAAAGAATAAGAACCACACTGAGGgagaaagacgaaaagaagaggataatagctcttctggacacaaattgaaAAGAGAAGTCGAAACAGAGAGGGTGAAATTAATGTAAATTAATGTGCGAAATAATGCTGCCATGATGTTGACATAATTCGGTCATAAAAACAGTCAAAAACGGTAAGAAAAATGTCGTCATTCATGCACATAAAGCCGTTAAGAaatatttttgttaaaaaaataaattcaccctggtcacacgccccccacatttaagacaaaatttattttgatagtAAAATATATaaggaaataatttaaaatcattttgtcaaagtgataagtcttggttgatccATGTCCACGGTGTAGGCACGAGCACGAGCCCGAGCCCTAGGACTAAGTGAAAGCAAAAATATTTCGCCCACCTGTTCCACCtacattgttttactaactatccataaagaaatagctatatagtggaactcctctttagttatacccaatatgggactaaaggttctatttcattcactcataagaaaatgagtaagttcTCTTAGAGACCTAAAGGTCCTAAGTTCAATTCCCACCAAGACTataaaaccaaaacaataaaattcattttctccaacaatcccccacatgaatgaaataccgataaagaTCAGAAAAcgaaaagcgagaaataccacttaggcaagaggtgtccatgaggtcttgaacctttgcttagtgagaaattgtcggaactacttgatggacaatgaacacgatgtcttgaactgccatcgtttggtgtagtccgcgataataaccgcgtgtgatatctctctaggtgctgtcaagttcgtgccgttgtgtcctttttggccctggacaaatcccgtttctcagaatgctctagagaatcagctcaattctcataggaagcgacccacttccacatttaGATAGgcgagttccatcaagagtgtttactgctacaccccacttcaatcttaaattgaaactatggaactcattaagacttaatagaaagtcatcctcacatgcagtcacactatcacgtctacaccatagggaaggggcggagaatgaaattctctgatagtgtttaccttaaccccccacaaattagtttctcattcaaaaccttgatcttgggatctccagtcagcaaggttgagtatccttcatggcaagtttatttaatgagcttaagccccatcctcTTTGATGCATtattaactatctctttggacaaacctttcATCAAAGGTTCTGCGATATTCTCCTTGAACataatccaatcaatggaaataacgccaattgagattaTTTAttcttagctttagctattacagCTTGGTTAACACAAAGTAtaaatatagctggcacaggcctatgccagagaggaatgtcttctaaaaagcatgtTAGGTACTCGACCCCCTCTCGTTCTTTATCTGTAGAAATACTCTCAAATTCCATAGTGCATTGAGCAAAGTAtgtctgtttggaaatcttccaaaaacaaaccctcaaactagagtgaaaatatatccactcgtagacttagactcctctgagtcaactatccagtttgcatcacaaaaaccctcaaggacaacaagatacctttcataagcCAAACAAaatgtaatagagtattttaggtaccatattactctactaagtgcatcccaatgctctttcTCTGGACTACaagttatatctacttaacttactaaCAATATAGGAAATGTCTAGActgttacagttcattaaattcatcagacatcgtataactcttgagtattcaagttaagatactccttaCCCTTATTtatcttgagtctacaagaagactcgtacggagtacaagcacgaattcaatataatgagaacgactaagactataaatatTAGATTATCTTCTATTACTCATCCCTAAGATCACATCATCAggtcctaagtctttcaagtcaacgttctcattcagcgcatgttttcaGTGGAATTAATCAATCTATGTTTTA
This is a stretch of genomic DNA from Papaver somniferum cultivar HN1 chromosome 1, ASM357369v1, whole genome shotgun sequence. It encodes these proteins:
- the LOC113272556 gene encoding pentatricopeptide repeat-containing protein At5g16640, mitochondrial-like, with the translated sequence MIDGLCLAGRLQEAIKLFDLMLDRGIQPDVINCNVLVDGYCKNRKLDEDMQLFKKMKQNGLKPTTVTYSILLKGLYQHGRMKTAQRFLNEMQSFGQCPNEITYGTVLDGLCKNGKIVEAMEFFESMERNGILPNVEMYSILIHGFFRAGKLEDAKKLFGEILKKGLVPDTVAYNTMIVGLFHYRMFWQADKLIIEMEEKGCLPNSRTYDSIIKSFLAGKVTDKALQFLYKMRERKFVPTDSVISLLIYTLSTDELKKLYTPLVIKSNGNFFQMASIEKLSIQVFSSTFLIISVATISSSKIFSRRLFDEMTKTGIQPNAFTCNTLMHGLSTTGQVGLALQLKNKMGKWNCVPNVVSYSAIIDALCKGGLVDEALVLFSEMLSDLNVIPNVVVYNSLINGLCNPGRLDEAKRLFDKMVSRGISADVTTYNSLIHGHCLHGQQEEARRYFDEMMDRGISPNTITYNSMIDGLCLAGRLQDAVKLFDSMVDRGLEPNAFNYSVLIDGYCKNHKLDEAMQLFKEMKQNGLQPTTVTYNILLKGLYQDGRMKTAQKFLNEMQSFGQCPDEVTYSTILDGLCKNGKIVEAIELFESLEGIGISADNYMYCILIKGLCQSDRLTDARKLFNEIPSKGLIPDLVTYCVMLVGLFRSKMLMEANKLIVEMEENLCLPDARTYDIIIKGFLEGKEIEKALKFLRKMRERTFAPSDSVISLLIYTLTTDEHKNLKLFCS
- the LOC113319269 gene encoding pentatricopeptide repeat-containing protein At1g12775, mitochondrial-like, producing MTKTGIQPNAFTCNTLMHGLSTTGQVGLALQLKNKMGKWNCVPNVVSYSAIIDALCKGGLVDEALVLFSEMLSDLNVIPNVVVYNSLINGLCNPGRLDEAKRLFDKMVSRGISADVTTYNSLIHGHCLHGQQEEARRYFDEMMDRGISPNTVTFNVLIDSHCKDGMMEDAWGLFELI